GCCGGCTGGCCGTGGCCCACGACGGCAAGAAGAGGATCAAGGTGTTCGGGGCGAGCGGGGCCTGCGTGCAGCAGTTCGGGGAGCGGGGGGACGCGGGCGGCGACGTCAAGTACCCGCTGGACGTGACGGTCACGCTGGACGGCCACGTGGTGGTCACCGACGGCGGAGACCGGGCGGTGAAGGCGTTTGATTTTGACGGGAGGGGGACGCTGGCCCTCCGGGAGGGCTTCTGCCTGCCGTGGGGCTTGGACACCACCCGGGAGAACGAAGTGGTCGTGACCGATTCGGAGGCCGGAGCCCTGTACCTCTTGACGGCTGACTTCGGGAAGGGGAAGCTGAAGAAGTCGCAGGTGATCCAGTCTAAACTAACCAGCCCGAGAGGCGTCGCCGTCTCTCAGGCCTCGGGCGCTATTGCAGTCGTAGAGCACCTGAAAGCCAAAGGGCCGAACAACAGCAGCACCCGCGTGAAGATATTCAGTGCGGACATGAAACTCATCGGCCAGATGGATAGTTTTGGTCTGAACCTCATCTTCCCCTCCAGAATATACGCTTCGGCTGTGGCCTTTGACAAAGAAGATCATATTATAGTAACGGATGTCTGTAACCAGGCTGTGCTATGTTTGGGGAAACCTGAGGAGTTTCCTGTTTTTAAGCCTATAATCAGCCATGGGCTTTCTTATCCAGTAGGACTGACTTACCTGGCCAATAATTCCCTCGTCGTTCTAGACGGTGGTGATCATTCAGTGAAAATCTATAGCTCTACCTGAATGGGTTTAGATTTTGACTGCTATAGATTCACTCTGTTTTAGGCCAGGAAGCAAGCAAAATTTCTGTTCTAGTAGACAAGTAGGTGGGAGGTAATTTCCAGCCTTTGAGTGAAATTGCCCTCCTTGACCAACGCTCATCAAAGCGCTTGCCTGTCTGTGTGAGAAAACCTGACCATTGCAGGCGGTACTCGACAATGAATCAACCAAACAAATAACTTggcattttaaaactatttcataCTTTGACAGCCAAACGTTTTTATGACATTTTGGCAAATAGTAACAACTTTTGGAATGGAGTAACCAAAGGCCTGCAGCTGAGAGAGAGAATGATATATCTTTTGTTTTACCTTTGTAAGGATTTAGTTTTCATTAGCTTTCTTTCTGAAGCAGAGAGACGCTCGCAAGTGACAGAGTGATTTCTCTTTCCAGGATTTCTGCAGGAGAAAGGAGACTAGCTTGATTTCTCCAGGATCTCTCTGACAGGAGAAATAGAAGTTTCCGTTCGAGGTCATTTGAATCCACCCGAGGTCAACTGTAATAGAGCAGCTATCACTCTTTAGTGAGTTATTAGTGAGTTATAGACTCAAAGCCTATTTTTTCCGTAGTAGGGAAATCACTTATGGATACCATGAAAGACAGTAAGCTATTACTGAATAAGTGTGGTCATTTGCCCTCCTGTTCCA
This genomic interval from Struthio camelus isolate bStrCam1 chromosome 2, bStrCam1.hap1, whole genome shotgun sequence contains the following:
- the NHLRC1 gene encoding E3 ubiquitin-protein ligase NHLRC1, which gives rise to MMMMMMAAAEELGLLECKVCFEPYGPGGQRRPRNLPCGHVLCLGCAAALGGAGRRGLECPFCRRTCGSADTSDCLPLLQLLEAVGAAATSLPPAAAGAAGGGPAGPALRLALGGWGALVNPTGVAACPRSGRLAVAHDGKKRIKVFGASGACVQQFGERGDAGGDVKYPLDVTVTLDGHVVVTDGGDRAVKAFDFDGRGTLALREGFCLPWGLDTTRENEVVVTDSEAGALYLLTADFGKGKLKKSQVIQSKLTSPRGVAVSQASGAIAVVEHLKAKGPNNSSTRVKIFSADMKLIGQMDSFGLNLIFPSRIYASAVAFDKEDHIIVTDVCNQAVLCLGKPEEFPVFKPIISHGLSYPVGLTYLANNSLVVLDGGDHSVKIYSST